The following proteins are co-located in the Streptomyces sp. NBC_01198 genome:
- a CDS encoding glutathione peroxidase: protein MSTLHDIPLRTLDGAATTLGEHRGKAVLVVNVASKCGLTPQYEGLERLQQKYAERGFTVLGMPCNQFGGQEPGTAEEIQTFCSTTYGVSFPLLAKADVNGTNRHPLYAELTRLPDAAGEAGDITWNFEKFLVDGSGQAVARFRPAVAPEASEVTGAIEALLPR, encoded by the coding sequence ATGAGCACCCTCCACGACATACCGCTGCGGACCCTCGACGGCGCGGCCACCACCCTCGGCGAGCACCGCGGCAAGGCCGTCCTGGTGGTCAACGTCGCGTCCAAGTGCGGACTGACCCCGCAGTACGAGGGCCTTGAGCGGCTGCAGCAGAAGTACGCGGAGCGCGGCTTCACCGTCCTCGGCATGCCCTGCAACCAGTTCGGCGGCCAGGAGCCGGGCACCGCCGAGGAGATCCAGACCTTCTGCTCGACCACCTACGGCGTCAGCTTCCCGCTGCTGGCGAAGGCCGACGTCAACGGCACGAACCGGCACCCGCTCTACGCCGAGCTGACCCGGCTGCCCGACGCGGCGGGCGAAGCGGGCGATATCACCTGGAACTTCGAGAAGTTCCTGGTCGACGGGTCGGGACAGGCCGTCGCCAGGTTCCGTCCCGCCGTCGCTCCGGAGGCCTCCGAGGTCACTGGGGCGATCGAGGCGCTGCTGCCCCGCTGA
- a CDS encoding pentapeptide repeat-containing protein has protein sequence MTPSGARAAVPQDLADLPYAVLLRPHSGPLAPEGDYDTVHLDRLPVAEGTRAPGARFLESAITDCVLAGTDLRGARFNDAWASGTRFTGCTLAGSQWLDTALIGCSLAGVEAYDAVLRRVTFVRCKLDSVNLRSAALHDVVFEDCVLRDVDFGEARLDGVTFPGSRIEQARFGRATLKNADLRGALAIDLADGYESLRGAVISPAQLLDLAPALAQTLGLTVAEPGLASHPDRSTKR, from the coding sequence GTGACACCATCGGGCGCCCGCGCCGCCGTCCCCCAGGACCTCGCCGACCTGCCGTACGCCGTGCTGCTGCGCCCGCACTCCGGGCCGCTGGCCCCCGAGGGCGACTACGACACCGTCCATCTGGACCGGCTGCCGGTCGCCGAGGGCACCCGGGCTCCCGGCGCCCGGTTCCTGGAGTCGGCGATCACCGACTGCGTGCTGGCCGGCACCGACCTGCGCGGCGCCCGCTTCAACGACGCCTGGGCGTCGGGCACCCGCTTCACCGGCTGCACCCTGGCCGGCAGCCAGTGGCTGGACACCGCACTCATCGGCTGCTCGCTGGCGGGCGTGGAGGCCTACGACGCCGTGCTGCGCCGGGTCACCTTCGTCCGCTGCAAGCTCGACTCGGTGAACCTGCGCTCGGCCGCGCTGCACGACGTGGTCTTCGAGGACTGCGTGCTGCGCGACGTCGACTTCGGCGAGGCCCGGCTGGACGGTGTGACCTTCCCCGGCAGCCGGATCGAGCAGGCCAGGTTCGGCCGCGCCACCCTGAAGAACGCCGACCTGCGCGGCGCCCTGGCCATCGACCTCGCCGACGGCTACGAGTCGCTGCGCGGCGCCGTGATCAGCCCGGCCCAGCTGCTCGACCTCGCACCGGCCCTCGCCCAGACCCTCGGCCTCACCGTGGCCGAGCCCGGCCTCGCGTCCCACCCCGACAGGAGCACGAAACGATGA
- a CDS encoding FtsW/RodA/SpoVE family cell cycle protein has protein sequence MSATSADAPPPPAPPAAARPAAPPRSRRRGVELSLTVAAVLVSVYGYAEVGLATRGAVPGDAAGYGAGLALLAVLAHLAVRARAPYADPLLLPIAVLLNGFGLVLIYRLDLEPSLGPRAAPTQLVWSTLGITLFVLVVLALDDHRVLARYSYVGVTAALALMAAPIFFPAVNGAKIWIRFAGFSIQPGEFAKVLLAVFFAAYLSANRAALAYTGRQVFGLRRLQLPTGRVLGPVLAIWLLSVGLLVLERDLGTSLLFFGLFVVLLYVATGRTGWVAVGLLLSAAGAVAVSSLEPHVHSRVEDWLHPFASIDAGLGPGQLAQSLFAFGNGAVLGTGLGQGHPELIGFATKSDFILATPGEELGLAGLCALLALYALLVARGMQAGLALRDPFGRLLAVGLATILALQVFVITGGVTDLIPLTGMAMPFLAQGGSSVVTNWIIVALLIRVSDSARRPPPEPPEDTP, from the coding sequence ATGAGCGCAACGTCCGCCGACGCTCCGCCGCCACCGGCTCCGCCCGCCGCGGCCCGCCCGGCGGCGCCGCCCCGGTCCCGCCGCCGCGGAGTGGAGCTGTCGCTGACCGTGGCGGCGGTGCTGGTGTCGGTGTACGGCTACGCGGAGGTGGGCCTGGCGACCCGGGGCGCGGTGCCGGGCGACGCGGCCGGTTACGGCGCCGGGCTCGCGCTGCTCGCGGTGCTCGCGCATCTGGCGGTCCGGGCCAGGGCGCCCTACGCCGACCCGCTGCTGCTGCCGATCGCGGTGCTGCTCAACGGCTTCGGCCTGGTGCTGATCTACCGGCTCGACCTGGAGCCGTCGCTCGGGCCGCGGGCCGCGCCGACCCAGCTGGTCTGGTCGACGCTGGGCATCACGCTGTTCGTACTGGTGGTGCTGGCGCTCGACGACCACCGGGTGCTGGCCCGCTACTCCTATGTCGGGGTGACGGCGGCGCTGGCGCTGATGGCCGCGCCGATCTTCTTCCCGGCGGTGAACGGCGCCAAGATCTGGATCAGGTTCGCCGGATTCTCCATCCAGCCGGGCGAGTTCGCGAAAGTGCTGCTCGCGGTGTTCTTCGCCGCCTACCTGTCGGCGAACCGGGCGGCGCTGGCGTACACCGGCCGGCAGGTCTTCGGGCTGCGCAGGCTGCAACTGCCGACCGGGCGGGTGCTGGGGCCGGTGCTGGCGATCTGGCTGCTGAGCGTGGGGCTGCTGGTGCTGGAGCGGGACCTGGGGACCTCGCTGCTGTTCTTCGGCCTCTTCGTCGTGCTGCTCTACGTGGCGACCGGGCGGACCGGCTGGGTCGCGGTGGGGCTGCTGCTCAGCGCGGCCGGCGCGGTGGCGGTGAGCTCGCTGGAACCCCATGTGCACAGCAGGGTCGAGGACTGGCTGCACCCCTTCGCCAGCATCGACGCCGGCCTCGGTCCCGGCCAGCTCGCCCAGTCGCTGTTCGCCTTCGGCAACGGCGCCGTCCTCGGTACGGGCCTGGGCCAGGGGCACCCCGAACTGATCGGCTTCGCCACGAAGTCGGACTTCATCCTGGCCACCCCCGGCGAGGAGCTGGGCCTGGCCGGGCTGTGCGCGCTGCTGGCCCTCTACGCGCTGCTGGTGGCACGTGGGATGCAGGCCGGGCTCGCGCTGCGCGACCCCTTCGGGCGGCTGCTCGCGGTGGGGCTGGCAACGATCCTGGCGCTCCAGGTGTTCGTGATCACCGGCGGGGTGACCGACCTGATCCCGCTGACCGGGATGGCGATGCCCTTCCTCGCCCAGGGCGGCTCCTCGGTGGTCACCAACTGGATCATCGTGGCACTGCTGATCCGGGTCAGCGACAGCGCCCGCCGCCCGCCGCCCGAGCCGCCGGAGGACACGCCGTGA
- a CDS encoding peptidoglycan D,D-transpeptidase FtsI family protein — MIRCIRRCAVLGLVLLLALAVNAVRVMVVDAGKSAHDPANRRIAIARYQHPRGGILAGGRTVTGSQDTGSQLAYARTYRDGPLYAPVTGFASQTYGTSLLEGTEDGLLSGTSSRLASVPLWNEITRNRQRPGDVHTTIDPAAQKAAYEGLAGRRGAVAALDPATGRILALVSSPSYDPGLLSGTGPAVTAQWQRLNDDPAQPMLDRAIRQTYPPGSAFKVVTAAAALESGAVTDLLAPTDSPDPYRLPGTTWSLTNEGRGCADASVYDAFRVSCNTVFAKLGADVGQSAMARQAEAFGFNDTRLRIPPGVAKSNFDTAMSPDQVALSSIGQFDTTATPLQMAMVAAAVGNGGELMTPYLVDRVTNHGGAVVARTGPVRMHRAVSEDTAEQLQQLMEAVVSDGTGTNAAIPGAVVGGKTGTAQHGVGNKGTPYAWFISYAKPPGASRAAVAVAVVVEDAEAARADISGGGSAAPIARDVMRSVLAAPPHPYGPRGGAG; from the coding sequence GTGATCCGCTGCATCCGCCGCTGTGCCGTCCTGGGCCTGGTGCTGCTGCTGGCCCTGGCGGTCAACGCGGTCCGGGTGATGGTCGTCGACGCGGGGAAGTCCGCGCACGACCCGGCCAACCGGCGGATCGCGATCGCCCGTTACCAGCACCCGCGCGGCGGCATCCTGGCCGGCGGCAGGACGGTCACCGGGTCGCAGGACACCGGCAGCCAGCTGGCGTACGCCCGTACGTACCGCGACGGGCCGCTGTACGCGCCGGTGACCGGCTTCGCCTCGCAGACCTACGGCACCTCGCTGCTGGAGGGCACCGAGGACGGGCTGCTGTCCGGCACCAGCTCCCGGCTGGCGTCGGTGCCGCTGTGGAACGAGATCACCCGCAACCGGCAGCGCCCCGGCGACGTCCACACCACGATCGACCCGGCGGCCCAGAAGGCGGCCTACGAGGGTCTGGCCGGCCGGCGGGGCGCGGTCGCCGCGCTGGACCCGGCGACCGGGCGGATCCTGGCGCTGGTGTCGTCGCCGTCCTACGACCCGGGGCTGCTCTCGGGGACCGGCCCGGCCGTCACCGCGCAGTGGCAGCGGCTCAACGACGACCCGGCGCAGCCGATGCTGGACCGGGCGATCCGGCAGACGTATCCGCCCGGTTCGGCGTTCAAGGTGGTCACCGCGGCGGCGGCGCTGGAGAGCGGCGCGGTCACCGACCTGCTGGCGCCGACCGACTCCCCCGACCCCTACCGGCTGCCCGGCACCACCTGGTCGCTGACCAACGAGGGCCGCGGCTGCGCGGACGCGAGCGTCTACGACGCCTTCCGGGTCTCCTGCAACACCGTCTTCGCCAAGCTGGGCGCGGACGTCGGCCAGAGCGCGATGGCCCGGCAGGCGGAGGCCTTCGGCTTCAACGACACCCGGCTGCGGATCCCGCCGGGGGTGGCGAAGAGCAACTTCGACACCGCGATGAGCCCGGACCAGGTGGCGCTGTCCTCGATCGGGCAGTTCGACACCACCGCGACCCCGTTGCAGATGGCGATGGTGGCCGCCGCGGTCGGCAACGGCGGCGAGCTGATGACGCCGTATCTGGTGGACCGGGTCACCAACCACGGGGGCGCCGTGGTGGCCCGCACCGGTCCGGTCCGGATGCACCGGGCGGTCAGCGAGGACACCGCGGAGCAGTTGCAGCAGCTGATGGAGGCGGTGGTCAGCGACGGCACCGGCACGAACGCGGCGATCCCGGGTGCGGTGGTCGGCGGCAAGACCGGGACCGCCCAGCACGGGGTCGGCAACAAGGGCACGCCCTACGCGTGGTTCATCAGCTACGCCAAACCGCCCGGCGCGAGCCGGGCGGCAGTCGCGGTGGCGGTGGTGGTCGAGGACGCCGAGGCGGCCAGGGCGGACATCTCGGGCGGCGGCAGCGCGGCGCCCATCGCGCGCGACGTGATGCGCTCGGTGCTGGCGGCGCCGCCGCACCCCTACGGCCCCCGGGGCGGGGCCGGCTAG
- a CDS encoding polysaccharide deacetylase family protein has protein sequence MGVAVAVVLIAALVSALLAPGGGSRDATAASPAGDQKGGSRQPAGTHTASPSHTPATTPATTVPAVPDSIQHRAEAPGRAVNITIDDGPDPMWTPKVLQVLKRHHVHATFCMIGPQAKGNPELVRRIVAEGHRLCDHTVTHDESMDHKPFAYQQKEILDALDMIEDASGGAPVQYYRAPGGAFTPASRALAAQHGMRPLGWNIDTKDFSRPGVGTIVATLKSEIHNGPTILFHDGGGNRSQTVTALDQSLTWLAHQGYAFSFPKVR, from the coding sequence ATCGGCGTGGCCGTGGCCGTCGTGCTGATCGCCGCCCTGGTCTCCGCCCTGCTGGCGCCGGGCGGCGGCAGCCGCGACGCGACGGCCGCCTCACCCGCCGGCGACCAGAAGGGCGGCTCCCGGCAGCCCGCGGGGACGCACACCGCCAGTCCCTCGCACACCCCGGCCACCACCCCCGCGACCACGGTCCCCGCGGTGCCCGACTCCATCCAGCACCGGGCCGAGGCGCCGGGCAGGGCCGTCAACATCACCATCGACGACGGCCCCGACCCGATGTGGACCCCCAAGGTCCTCCAGGTGCTCAAGCGGCACCACGTGCACGCCACCTTCTGCATGATCGGCCCGCAGGCCAAGGGCAACCCCGAACTGGTCCGCCGGATCGTCGCCGAGGGCCACCGGCTGTGCGACCACACCGTCACCCACGACGAGTCGATGGACCACAAGCCCTTCGCCTACCAGCAGAAGGAGATCCTGGACGCCCTCGACATGATCGAGGACGCGTCCGGCGGCGCCCCCGTGCAGTACTACCGGGCTCCCGGCGGCGCCTTCACCCCGGCCAGCCGCGCGCTCGCCGCGCAGCACGGCATGCGGCCGCTCGGCTGGAACATCGACACCAAGGACTTCTCCCGGCCCGGTGTCGGCACCATCGTGGCCACCCTCAAGAGCGAGATCCACAACGGCCCGACCATCCTCTTCCACGACGGCGGCGGCAACCGCAGCCAGACCGTGACGGCCCTGGACCAGTCGCTGACCTGGCTGGCCCACCAGGGTTACGCGTTCAGCTTCCCCAAGGTCCGCTAG
- a CDS encoding CapA family protein: protein MTDTGPISRRADRRARARRRRRRNAGIGLSVVVIAAVATGWAVYGRGGSPADAAAHQGATTAPAHTAAAAPATTPAHREPRGTVTLAFAGDVHFTERTADRLGVDPALGPMSKVLSAADFAMVNLESAITTRGTAQPKKYHFRTTPAALGALQRSGVDAVTMANNHAVDYGSQGLTDSLAAQASSPIPVVGIGADEAAAYRPYVTTVNGVRLAVVAASQVQDYTNQTYRAGPSRPGIASALDRPRLLKAVKDAKRQADVVVVYLHWGTEGQSCPGPEQKSIAADLSAAGATAVVGTHAHVMLGSGMLGPTYVAYGFGNFLWYGSSPYPHSDQTGVTTLTVSHGHVATAVFTPALVDGDGVPQPQTGAAGRQITDRYAQLRGCTGLATAPH from the coding sequence ATGACGGACACCGGACCGATATCGCGGCGCGCCGATCGCCGGGCCAGGGCGCGCCGGCGGCGCCGGAGAAACGCGGGCATCGGCCTGTCCGTCGTGGTCATCGCGGCCGTCGCCACCGGCTGGGCGGTCTACGGCCGCGGCGGCAGCCCGGCCGACGCCGCCGCGCACCAGGGCGCCACCACCGCCCCGGCGCACACCGCGGCGGCCGCACCGGCCACGACGCCCGCGCACCGGGAACCGAGAGGCACGGTGACCCTCGCCTTCGCCGGCGACGTCCACTTCACCGAGCGCACCGCGGACCGGCTCGGCGTCGATCCCGCGCTCGGCCCGATGTCGAAGGTCCTGTCCGCCGCGGACTTCGCGATGGTCAACCTGGAGAGCGCGATCACCACCCGGGGCACCGCGCAGCCGAAGAAGTACCACTTCCGCACCACCCCCGCGGCCCTCGGCGCCCTCCAGCGCTCCGGCGTCGACGCGGTGACGATGGCCAACAACCACGCCGTGGACTACGGCTCCCAGGGCCTCACCGACAGCCTCGCCGCCCAGGCGTCGTCGCCCATCCCGGTGGTCGGCATCGGCGCCGACGAGGCCGCCGCCTACCGGCCGTACGTCACCACCGTCAACGGCGTACGCCTCGCGGTGGTCGCCGCCAGCCAGGTCCAGGACTACACCAACCAGACCTACCGGGCCGGCCCGAGCCGCCCCGGCATCGCCTCCGCGCTGGACCGGCCGCGGCTGCTGAAGGCGGTCAAGGACGCGAAGCGGCAGGCGGACGTGGTGGTGGTCTACCTGCACTGGGGCACCGAGGGGCAGAGCTGCCCGGGGCCCGAGCAGAAGTCGATCGCCGCCGATCTGTCGGCGGCCGGCGCGACCGCCGTCGTCGGTACCCACGCGCACGTGATGCTCGGCTCCGGCATGCTCGGGCCGACCTATGTCGCCTACGGCTTCGGCAACTTCCTCTGGTACGGCTCCTCGCCCTACCCGCACTCCGACCAGACCGGCGTGACCACCCTCACCGTCAGCCACGGCCATGTCGCCACGGCGGTCTTCACCCCCGCCCTGGTCGACGGCGACGGCGTGCCGCAGCCGCAGACCGGCGCGGCGGGGCGGCAGATCACCGACCGGTACGCGCAACTGCGCGGCTGCACCGGCCTGGCGACCGCTCCGCACTGA
- a CDS encoding ferritin-like domain-containing protein → MSTEGRYTEPPTQWIWQVPAAGAARFSWEYDDGRDRLLALYQKGKDKQWDAVRRIDWDLEVDPCDPLGTPDEAMSLYGTRYWDAMSPADRGLLRQHYTSWQFSQFLHGEQGAMVCAARIVESVPDLDAKFYSATQTMDEARHAEIYGRFLHEKIGMLYPINDDLQALLGDTLRDSRWDMPYLGMQVLIEGLALAAFGMIRDTTDKPLPRQILSYVMQDEARHVAFGRMALRDYYRQLSDAELRDREEFVIEGCYLMRDRLRGVEVLENFGIPAAEAAELTERSEFLHLFRKLLFSRIVPCVKDIGLWGPRLQQAYVDLGVFDLGDSNLDLLMTQDEEIAERLDAERFAAEEQARVAEVAETITQGADRNP, encoded by the coding sequence ATGTCGACGGAAGGCCGCTACACCGAACCGCCCACCCAGTGGATCTGGCAGGTGCCGGCCGCCGGCGCCGCCCGCTTCTCCTGGGAGTACGACGACGGCAGGGACCGGCTGCTCGCCCTCTACCAGAAGGGCAAGGACAAGCAGTGGGACGCGGTCCGACGGATCGACTGGGACCTGGAAGTCGACCCCTGCGACCCGCTGGGCACCCCCGACGAGGCCATGTCGCTGTACGGCACCCGGTACTGGGACGCGATGTCGCCCGCCGACCGCGGGCTGCTGCGGCAGCACTACACCTCCTGGCAGTTCAGCCAGTTCCTGCACGGCGAGCAGGGCGCGATGGTGTGCGCGGCCCGGATCGTGGAGTCGGTGCCCGACCTGGACGCGAAGTTCTACTCCGCCACCCAGACCATGGACGAGGCCAGGCACGCCGAGATCTACGGGCGCTTCCTGCACGAGAAGATCGGCATGCTCTACCCGATCAACGACGACCTGCAGGCGCTGCTCGGCGACACCCTGCGCGACTCCCGGTGGGACATGCCCTACCTGGGTATGCAGGTGCTCATCGAGGGCCTGGCGCTGGCCGCCTTCGGCATGATCCGCGACACCACCGACAAGCCGCTGCCCCGGCAGATCCTCTCCTACGTGATGCAGGACGAGGCGCGCCATGTGGCCTTCGGCCGGATGGCGTTGCGCGACTACTACCGGCAGCTCAGCGACGCGGAACTGCGCGACCGCGAGGAGTTCGTGATCGAGGGCTGCTACCTGATGCGGGACCGGCTGCGCGGGGTGGAGGTGCTGGAGAACTTCGGCATCCCCGCCGCGGAGGCGGCCGAGCTGACCGAGAGGTCCGAATTCCTGCACCTGTTCAGGAAGCTGCTCTTCTCCCGGATCGTGCCGTGTGTCAAGGACATCGGCCTGTGGGGGCCGCGGTTGCAGCAGGCGTACGTCGACCTGGGGGTCTTCGACCTCGGCGACTCGAACCTGGACCTGCTGATGACCCAGGACGAGGAGATCGCCGAGCGCCTGGACGCCGAGCGCTTCGCCGCCGAGGAGCAGGCCCGGGTGGCCGAAGTGGCGGAAACCATCACCCAGGGGGCGGACCGGAATCCGTAG
- a CDS encoding AurF N-oxygenase family protein, which produces MDATLTDREKTAERLLAASAKHSFDPDTELDWDAPFEEGRWYWPPELVSLYDTPLWRHMSQEQRVALSRHEAASLCSTGVWFETILMQLLLRHTYDLDPTSGHVRYALTEIADECRHSKMFARAVTKMGTPAYRPSRLDVQLGRVLKTVSTTPGSFTGTLLAEEILDWMQRLTFPDDRVQTLVRGITRIHVVEEARHIRYAREELRRQMATAPRWEIEFTRLSSAQAARVIARSLISPQVYASVGLDPKYAQHLAATSPHRRDVMRQSAKRLMDFFEEIGLIVGPSKRLWRASGLVA; this is translated from the coding sequence ATGGACGCCACACTGACCGACCGCGAGAAGACCGCGGAGCGCCTGCTCGCGGCGTCCGCGAAACACTCCTTCGACCCCGACACCGAGCTCGACTGGGACGCCCCCTTCGAGGAGGGCCGCTGGTACTGGCCGCCCGAGCTGGTCTCGCTCTACGACACCCCGCTGTGGCGGCACATGTCGCAGGAGCAGCGCGTCGCGCTGAGCCGGCACGAGGCGGCGTCGCTGTGCTCGACAGGGGTGTGGTTCGAGACGATCCTGATGCAGCTGCTGCTGCGGCACACCTACGACCTCGACCCGACCAGCGGGCACGTCCGCTACGCGCTCACCGAGATCGCCGACGAGTGCCGGCACTCCAAGATGTTCGCCCGCGCCGTCACCAAGATGGGCACGCCCGCGTACCGGCCCAGCCGGCTGGACGTCCAGCTCGGCCGGGTGCTCAAGACGGTGTCCACGACCCCGGGCTCCTTCACCGGCACGCTGCTGGCCGAGGAGATCCTGGACTGGATGCAGCGGCTGACCTTCCCCGACGACCGGGTCCAGACGCTCGTCCGCGGCATCACCCGTATCCACGTGGTCGAGGAGGCCAGGCACATCCGGTACGCCCGCGAGGAACTGCGGCGGCAGATGGCCACGGCGCCGCGCTGGGAGATCGAGTTCACCCGGCTCTCCTCCGCGCAGGCCGCCCGCGTCATCGCCCGCTCCCTGATCAGCCCCCAGGTCTACGCCTCGGTCGGCCTCGACCCGAAGTACGCGCAGCACCTGGCGGCGACCAGTCCGCACCGGCGGGACGTGATGCGGCAGTCCGCGAAGCGGCTGATGGACTTCTTCGAGGAGATCGGGCTGATCGTGGGCCCGAGCAAGCGCCTGTGGCGGGCGTCGGGCCTGGTCGCCTGA
- a CDS encoding TetR/AcrR family transcriptional regulator, translating into MGSGPAYSRMSVEARRTHLLTAAVDLFGHRRPEDVSIDDVAAAAGVSRPLVYRYFPGGKQQLYEAAVQGAAEELIGRFAVPSEGPPTGRLAAALDRYLAYVDEHAPAYGALLGGGGVAETSRTGAIVDGVRRRAAEQVLHHLGVTDPGPRLAMMVRSWIASVEAVSLIWIDEGRRPPVGELRDWLVDHFIGLLLVTATTDPEAAEAAARALPQETRDSPAGTLLARLAPLAPAAAHLLTDPP; encoded by the coding sequence ATGGGTAGCGGGCCGGCGTACAGCCGGATGAGTGTGGAGGCGCGCCGTACGCACCTGCTCACCGCCGCCGTCGACCTGTTCGGGCACCGCAGGCCCGAAGACGTGTCGATCGACGACGTGGCCGCCGCCGCCGGCGTCTCGCGGCCGCTGGTCTACCGCTACTTCCCCGGGGGCAAGCAGCAGCTCTACGAAGCGGCCGTGCAGGGCGCCGCCGAGGAGCTGATCGGGCGGTTCGCGGTGCCGTCGGAGGGCCCGCCCACCGGGCGGCTGGCCGCTGCGCTCGACCGCTACCTGGCGTACGTCGACGAGCACGCGCCCGCGTATGGCGCCCTGCTGGGCGGTGGCGGCGTCGCCGAGACCAGTCGCACGGGGGCCATCGTGGACGGCGTACGGCGCCGGGCCGCCGAACAGGTGCTGCACCACCTCGGGGTGACCGATCCCGGCCCGCGGCTGGCGATGATGGTGCGGTCCTGGATCGCCTCGGTCGAGGCGGTCTCGCTGATCTGGATCGACGAGGGCCGCCGCCCCCCGGTCGGGGAGCTGCGGGACTGGCTGGTCGACCACTTCATCGGGCTGCTGCTGGTGACCGCCACCACCGACCCCGAGGCGGCGGAGGCCGCGGCCCGCGCGTTGCCCCAGGAGACCCGCGACAGCCCGGCCGGCACCCTGCTGGCCCGCCTCGCCCCGCTGGCCCCGGCGGCAGCGCACCTGCTCACCGACCCGCCGTAG
- a CDS encoding chitinase: MLTVFTLPARRRSSAAASAALAGALAIGGLVALAPTASAGEFLANGGFEAGNLSGWSCDAGAAAVTGQAHTGTYALQGVPSASATGQCKQTVSVAPNTAYTLTAQVKGSYVYLGVDGGTSTWTPGTGSGYAKLSVSFTTGASQTSAAVFVHGWYGQPAYLADDVSLQGPGGGATTPPTTPPTTPPTTPPTTPPTTPPTSPPAAGGLPAHALVGYLHETFANGSGYTRLADVPDSWDVIDLAFGESSSPTSGSIHFSRCSVAECPSVESDADFKAAIKAKQAKGKKVLLSIGGANGEVQLTTTAARDAFVSSVSGIIDTWGLNGIDIDFEGHSLSLNTGDTDFKNPTTPVIVNLISGLKTLKARYGSGFVLTMAPETFFVQLGYQFYGSGPFGGQDPRAGAYLPVIHAMRGDLTLLHVQDYNSGPIMGLDNQYHTMGGADFHIAMTDMLLTGFPVAGNTANTFPALAPSQVAIGLPATTTAGNGYTAPAAVDQALDCLTKKTNCGSYPTHGSWPALRGLMTWSVNWDHFGNWEFSNNFHHYFG, translated from the coding sequence ATGCTCACCGTGTTCACCCTGCCCGCCCGGAGAAGATCGTCCGCCGCCGCGTCCGCGGCCCTGGCCGGCGCCCTGGCCATCGGCGGCCTGGTCGCCCTGGCCCCCACCGCGAGCGCCGGGGAGTTCCTGGCCAACGGCGGTTTCGAGGCCGGGAATCTGAGCGGCTGGTCCTGCGACGCCGGCGCCGCCGCCGTCACCGGCCAGGCGCACACCGGGACGTACGCGCTCCAGGGCGTACCGTCCGCCTCCGCCACCGGCCAGTGCAAGCAGACCGTGAGCGTCGCGCCGAACACCGCGTACACGCTGACCGCCCAGGTCAAGGGCAGTTACGTCTATCTGGGTGTGGACGGCGGCACCAGCACCTGGACGCCCGGCACCGGCAGCGGCTACGCCAAGTTGAGCGTGTCCTTCACCACCGGCGCGAGCCAGACCAGCGCCGCCGTCTTCGTGCACGGCTGGTACGGGCAGCCCGCGTATCTGGCCGACGACGTCTCGCTGCAGGGTCCGGGCGGCGGCGCCACCACGCCCCCGACGACCCCGCCGACCACACCGCCGACGACGCCTCCCACCACGCCTCCCACCACTCCCCCGACGTCGCCGCCGGCCGCCGGCGGGCTGCCGGCGCACGCGCTGGTCGGCTATCTGCACGAGACGTTCGCCAACGGCTCGGGCTACACGCGCCTTGCCGACGTTCCCGACAGCTGGGACGTCATCGACCTCGCCTTCGGCGAGTCCAGTTCGCCGACCTCGGGCAGCATCCACTTCAGCCGCTGCTCGGTCGCGGAGTGCCCCTCGGTCGAGTCGGACGCGGACTTCAAGGCCGCGATCAAGGCCAAGCAGGCCAAGGGCAAGAAGGTGCTGCTGTCGATCGGCGGCGCCAACGGCGAGGTGCAGCTGACCACCACCGCCGCCCGGGACGCCTTCGTCTCCTCGGTGAGCGGCATCATCGACACGTGGGGCCTGAACGGCATCGACATCGACTTCGAGGGCCACTCGCTGTCGCTGAACACCGGCGACACCGACTTCAAGAACCCGACCACTCCGGTGATCGTCAACCTGATCTCGGGGCTGAAGACCCTCAAGGCCCGTTACGGCAGCGGCTTCGTCCTGACGATGGCGCCTGAGACCTTCTTCGTGCAGCTCGGCTACCAGTTCTACGGCTCCGGCCCCTTCGGCGGCCAGGACCCGCGGGCGGGCGCCTACCTGCCGGTGATCCACGCCATGCGCGGCGACCTGACGCTGCTGCACGTCCAGGACTACAACTCCGGGCCGATCATGGGCCTGGACAACCAGTACCACACCATGGGCGGCGCCGACTTCCACATCGCGATGACCGACATGCTGCTCACCGGCTTCCCGGTGGCGGGCAACACCGCCAACACGTTCCCGGCCCTGGCCCCCTCCCAGGTGGCCATCGGCCTGCCCGCCACGACCACCGCGGGCAACGGCTACACCGCTCCCGCCGCCGTCGACCAGGCCCTCGACTGCCTGACGAAGAAGACCAACTGCGGCTCCTACCCGACCCACGGCAGCTGGCCCGCCCTGCGCGGCCTGATGACCTGGTCGGTGAACTGGGACCACTTCGGCAACTGGGAGTTCTCGAACAACTTCCACCACTACTTCGGCTGA